One Setaria italica strain Yugu1 chromosome I, Setaria_italica_v2.0, whole genome shotgun sequence DNA window includes the following coding sequences:
- the LOC101760191 gene encoding uncharacterized protein LOC101760191, producing the protein MASLPDPTVYYPTSSNAILRAHPSTAASSKGSFGPVFAVLSVISVLAVAACVVGRLCGRRLSRKKAADHDFYGSDAVGGDLEKGFEVKYPPAMKPMASSRAMIHDIDDGFEIKFAPGKPAAWKGDGKADNNKGRQQQQQQHQVHHHQGHQPQPQLVGMMPKGYAVPKEYAGFRYPADAVVRQGQIRGGAFIPAKPST; encoded by the coding sequence ATGGCTTCCTTGCCTGATCCCACGGTGTACTACCCAACCTCCTCCAACGCCATCCTGCGCGCGCACCCGTCCACCGCCGCGTCGTCCAAGGGCTCGTTCGGCCCGGTCTTCGCGGTGCTCTCGGTGATCTCCGTCCTGGCCGTGGCCGCCTGCGTCGTGGGCCGGCTCTGCGGCCGCCGGCTCTCCAGGAAGAAGGCCGCCGACCACGACTTCTACGGCTccgacgccgtcggcggcgacctGGAGAAGGGCTTCGAGGTCAAGTACCCGCCCGCCATGAAGCCCATGGCGAGCTCCCGCGCCATGATCCACGACATCGACGACGGCTTCGAGATCAAGTTCGCGCCGGGGAAGCCCGCGGCGTGGAAGGGCGACGGCAAGGCTGACAACAACAAGgggcgccagcagcagcagcagcagcatcaggtCCATCACCACCAGGGCCATCAGCCTCAGCCGCAGCTTGTTGGCATGATGCCCAAAGGCTACGCCGTGCCCAAGGAGTACGCGGGATTCAGATACCCCGCGGACGCCGTGGTCAGGCAGGGCCAGATAAGGGGCGGGGCATTCATTCCAGCAAAGCCTAGTACATGA